Proteins from a single region of Argiope bruennichi chromosome 6, qqArgBrue1.1, whole genome shotgun sequence:
- the LOC129972263 gene encoding beclin-1-like: protein MESNFVIPLPDKYVSKERTFSVNFTCQRCCQPLKLHSSFRDLDRQALSELTAPPYPNADRKDRIDLIETFRNRSDESSVMRKIVLPIKFTDAGSDFMVVDDLSNLPFDSNYLGKVTTQLFDLMSNYSDVDHPLCEECTDNILDQMDQQLRIAEEEVKEYRDFQEQLEMEDEEEDLDKLKSDLLKYQETEAHLQEELSQMEVKQGEMKEMLRTLENECEILQREEDKRWQEYCRIQRQVLLSEDNLHSVENQIMYTQGQLDKLSKTNVFNATFHIWHSGHFGTINGFRLGRLPNIPVEWAEINAAWGQTVLLLHSLAKKINLTFKKYRLVPMGNHSLIESIEGNKVQQLPLYCCGGIRYVLDNRFDQAMVGFLDCLQQFKETVEQGDASFHLPYRMEKGRIIDKRTEKYYSIKVQLNSEEQWTKALKFMLTNLKWALAWVSTQFQSNTSSAVDAPPPYEEVPSS, encoded by the coding sequence ATGGAGTCAAATTTTGTCATACCTCTGCCAGACAAATATGTTTCTAAAGAGCGAACATTCTCAGTGAATTTCACTTGTCAGAGATGTTGCCAACCACTGAAATTACATTCTTCCTTTAGAGATCTTGATAGACAAGCTTTGTCTGAGCTCACTGCTCCTCCTTACCCAAATGCAGATAGAAAGGACAGAATAGATCTTATTGAGACTTTCCGAAATCGATCTGATGAAAGCAGTGTAATGAGAAAGATTGTTTTACCTATTAAATTTACTGATGCTGGCAGTGATTTTATGGTTGTGGATGACTTATCCAACTTACCTTTTGATAGTAACTATCTTGGGAAAGTAACTACACAGCTGTTTGATTTGATGTCAAATTATTCTGATGTTGATCACCCTTTATGTGAAGAATGCACAGACAATATACTTGATCAAATGGATCAGCAGCTGAGGATTGCCGAGGAAGAAGTTAAAGAGTATCGAGATTTCCAGGAACAACTTGAAATGGAAGATGAAGAAGAGGATTTAGATAAATTgaaatctgatttattaaaatatcaagaaactGAAGCACATCTTCAGGAGGAATTGTCTCAGATGGAAGTCAAGCAGGGTGAAATGAAAGAGATGCTTAGGACTTTGGAGAATGAGTGTGAGATTTTGCAAAGGGAGGAGGACAAGAGGTGGCAAGAATATTGCCGAATCCAACGTCAGGTTTTATTGTCTGAGGATAATCTCCACAGTgttgaaaatcaaataatgtaTACTCAAGGTCAGTTAGACAAATTGAGTAAAACAAATGTGTTTAATGCCACCTTCCATATTTGGCACAGTGGTCATTTTGGCACAATCAATGGATTTCGTCTTGGGCGATTACCAAATATTCCTGTAGAGTGGGCCGAAATCAATGCTGCATGGGGCCAAACGGTTCTGTTACTGCATTCgttagcaaaaaaaataaatctcacaTTCAAAAAATATCGCTTAGTTCCAATGGGAAATCATTCTTTAATTGAATCCATAGAAGGTAATAAAGTACAACAGTTGCCTCTGTATTGTTGTGGTGGAATAAGATATGTTTTGGACAATAGGTTTGACCAAGCTATGGTAGGATTCTTAGATTGTTTGCAACAATTTAAAGAGACAGTTGAACAAGGTGATGCTTCATTTCATTTGCCATATCGAATGGAGAAAGGTAGAATAATTgataaaagaactgaaaaatattattcaattaaagtcCAATTGAATTCCGAAGAACAGTGGACAAAAGCACTTAAATTTATGCTAACTAATTTAAAATGGGCTCTTGCTTGGGTTTCTACTCAGTTTCAAAGCAATACTTCTAGTGCAGTTGATGCTCCACCTCCATATGAAGAAGTTCCATCAtcatag